The following is a genomic window from Crossiella equi.
CGGCAAGGGCACCAGCGTCACCGCCAACCTCGAGCTGGCCGAGGGCAGCTGGGTGCACTACCGCGTCTGCCTCGGTGAGCACGGCACGAAGGACGTGCTGGAGAACACCTGCGGCGCCCCGATCACCGACCGAGCCTGAGGAGGCGCCCGATGTCGCTCAACCGCCGACTGTTCCTCGTCACCGGCCTGGCCGCCACCGGCGCGCTGGCCGCACCCGGCTTGGGCCTCTCCGATGCCCCGGCCCGCCGATCAGCGCCGCTGGCCGACCCGTTCACGCTGGGCGTGGCCTCCGGGGAGCCGCGGCCGGACGGGATGGTGCTGTGGACCCGGCTCGCGCAGAACCCCCTCGACCCGGACGGCGGCATGGGGACCGCCGCGGTCGAGGTGGAGTGGCAGGTGGCCACCGACGAGGCGATGACCACCGTCGTGGCCACCGGCACCGAGAGCGCGGTGGCCGCCGAGGGGCACAGCGTGCACGCCGAGCCCCGGGGCCTGGCGCCCGGACGCGAGTACTTCTACCGGTTCAAGGCGGGCACCGCCCTGTCCCCCGTCGGCCGCACGCGCACCGCGCCCGCCGCCGGGACCGAGCCCGCGAAGCTGACCTTCTCCTTCGCCTCGTGCGCGCACTTCGAGGAGGGCTGGTACCACGCCTACCGGTACCTGGCGGCCGACCGGCCGGACCTGATCCTGTTCCTGGGCGACTACATGTACGAGAAGCCGTCCGGGCAGGCCACGAAGGTGCGCGGCTACACCGACTTCGACGAGACGGACACGCTCTCGGAGTACCGCGTGCGCTACGCCCAGCACCGCCTGGACCCGATGCTGCGGGCCGCGCACGCCGCCGCGCCGTGGCTGGTGGTCTTCGACGACCACGAGCTGCGCAACAACTGGGCCGGTGGGCACACCGAACCGGCCGCGGCCCGCAAACAGGCCTCCTTCCAGGCGTTCTGGGAGAACATGCCGCTGCCCAAGGCGATGAAACCGGCCTCCGGCAAGATCAACCTCTTCCGGGGTGTGGCCTGGGGTTCGCTGGCCCGCTTCCACCTGCTCGACACCCGTCAGCACCGCTGGTTGCAGGCCCCGGCGAACAACTGCGCGGAGATCACCAAGGAGACCCGCACCCTGACCGGCGCGGCCCAGGAGAAGTGGCTGCTGGACCGGCTGGCGGTCAAGGAGTCCCGGTGGGACATCCTGGGCCAGCAGGTCTTCTTCGCCCAGCGCGACACCGACGGCGCCTCGGGCACCTGCGACGTCAGCACCGACGCGTGGGACGGCTACCGCCGCAACCGGGAGCGCATCACGCAGGGCTGGATCGACCGGGGCGTGCGCAACCCGGTGGTGCTGACCGGGGACGTGCACCGGGCGTGGGCGAACAACCTGCGGCTGAACTACTTCCAGACCTCCTCGCCGATCGTGGGCTCCGAGCTGGTGACCACCTCGGTCACCTCGCACAGCTCGACCACGACACCAGGCGGCCTGGACAAGAACCCGCACCTGAACTACGTCGGCCACACCCGGGGCTACGTCCGCGCCACACTCACCCCGGCCCAGCTCACGGCGGAGTTCATGTCGGTGAGCTCGGTCTTCGAGAAGGACCCGGCCAAGGTCTCCCTCTCCGTCGCCCGCCGCTACGCAGTCCTGGACGGCAAACCCGGCGTGCAACGCCTCTGACGCGCTAGCCTGGGCGTATGGCACAGCTCGGCGAACTCTTCCCCGGCCGCAAAATCGGCAAGGTGACCTCCGACGAGGACGGCACCGGCGAGAAGTTCGACCCCGGCCCCCTGGACCTGGACTCCGGTGTCGTCCGGTTCACGCCCCGCCCGAAGCCGAAGGCGGCGGAGCCGGACGACGCGCGGGAGTGACCGACCTGATCCAGTCGAGGTAGTGGCTGACCCGGGTGTGCCGGGACGGTTCGCCGTTGGCACACCCGGAGTTCGCTGAGATCACGCCCACGAGCACGTGGCTGGCGGGCGTCGCCAGCACGAGTGGTCCGCCGGAGTCCAGTGCGCAGGTGTCCTTGCCCGGGGCGTAGGTGCACACGACTCCCGGGTCGGTCTCGGCGCACTGGCCGTTCGGCAGCACCGGCAGGCCGACCTTGCAGGGGAACTCCTGGGGGCGGGTCTCCTTGCCACCGACGATGGCATTCGCGGTACCGGGGTCGGTGGCAAGCAGGCCCGTGAGCACGGCCAAGGCCAGGAGTCTCCGGAGTCCCATGGTCAGCTCCTCGTGGCCGTGATCAAGGCCGATGGTGGAGCACCCTGGGTAGTTCGTGGGTGATCTACGCCGGGTCGGGTGTCACTCGGTCGTGCCGATGACCACGGTGGCGCCCAGGTCCTCGTCCTCGACCTCGCGGGCCCGCAGACCGTGTTCGGTGAGGCCGCGCAGCAGGTCCGGGGCCTGGCGGCGGCTCGTCTCGATCAGCACGTGGCCGCCCGGGGAGAGCCAGTCGCGGGCACCGGCCACGATGCGGCGGTGGACCGCCAGGCCGTCCGGGCCGCCGTCCAGCGCCACCAGGGGCTCGTGCAGGCGGGCTTCCGGGGGCATCAGGTCGATCGCGTCGGTCGGGACGTAGGGGGCGTTGGCGACCAGGAGGTCGACGTGGCCGCGCAGTGTCACCGGGAGTGCCGAATACAGGTCACCTTCGTGGACCTGGCCCTTGGTGTTGCGGCGGGCGCAGCGGACCGCCGCCGGGTCGACGTCGGCCGCGTGCAGCTCGGCCGGGGAGAGCAGGTCCTCCAGGACCGCCGCCACCGCACCCGAGCCGCAGCACAGGTCCACGACCACCGGGTTGGGCGGGGACAGCGCCACCGCCTGGCGGGTCAGCAGCTCGGTGCGGCGGCGCGGGACGAACACGCCCGGGTCGACGGTGATGCGGCGGCCGTGGAACTCGGCCCAGCCCAGGACGTGTTCCAGGGGTTCACCGGCCACGCGGCGGGCCACCATGCGCTCGGCGTCGGCGGGGGTCGCGGCGGTGGACAGGATGAGGCCGGCTTCTTCTTCGGCGAACACGCAGCCCGCGGCACGGAGGCGGGCGGTGAAGGTCGACATGGGGGCGCCTTTCGGGAGACCTGGGGCGCTCGCGCGGTCAGCTCAGCCGGATCGCACCGACGTGAGGCGAGCACACCCCGCAGGACAAGCGGTAATGGGACTCACCTCCTCGAGTAGGAGCCGAACGGTACACGATCAGCCCGGTGCCGCCCGCGCCGGATCGGTCACCAGCAGCGGGTCGGCCAGCGCCAAGCGCGCCAGCACGGTGGCCGCGCCGTCCGCCACCTCGGCCGCGGTGATGCCGACCGCCTGCAAGAAGCGCACCGCGCCGTTCGGGGTGGGCAGCTCGCCCAGCTCAGGGTCCAGGGCCAGCACGTACGCGGTCAGGCCGGTGTCCGGGGCATCCGGCAGGGCCGGGTAGCCGGTGGCCGGGCGGCGCAGGTCCAGGCGGTGGCCCGGCTCCAGCAGCACCAGGCGGGTGTTGACGTGCGTGGCGATGTGCTGCACCACCCGGAACGGCCAGTCCGGCGCCACCGCCTCCGCGCCGCGGCGCACGCGCAGCGTCAGCTCGAAGCCCCAGCCCGACCAGTCCGGGTCCTCCTCCGGGCCCGCGTGGTACAGCTCGCTGAGCCCGTAACCGATGTAGTGCCAGTGCCCCGGCGCCGGGTAGGCCAGGCAGGCCTCCAGGCCGTCACCGCGCTCGAAGCACCGCCGCTGCGCGGGCACCCCGGGGTACAGCAGTGCCAGGGCGGCGTCGATGGCGTCGCGGCCGGGCGCCGCCGAGTCGGTCACGCGGGCATCATCGCCGAGCGCAGGAAGATCCGCACGGCCTCGGCGAAGGCGTCCGGGTCGTCGTCGTGCAGCCAGTGCGCGCAACCGGACATCTCGACCAGCCGCACGCCCTCGCGCACCATCGCGGCGGCCAAGTCCTTGGGCAGCAACGGACTGTGCTCCCCGCGCAGCAGCAGGACCGGGCAGCGCACGGCGTGCCAGTCCGCCCAGAACTCGCCGAGCCCGCCGAGCTGGGTGGCGGCCATGTCGGCGTAGTCGAAGCACAGCCGCCAGCCCTGGGCGGTGCGCACGGCCGAGGCCAGGAAGTAGTCCAGCGCCGGGCCGACCAGCGGGGCCAGCGCCGCCCGCAGCTGCTCCTCGGTGTCGGCCAGCAGCGGGAACCCGGTCAGCGGCAGCACCGGGTCGGCCACCTCGGGGCTGCGCATGACCGCGCCGTAGTCCTCGACCACCAGCGCCCGCACCAGCTCCGGGTGCCGGGCGGCGAGCTGGAAGGCGGTCAGCCCGCCCAGCGAGTGGCCCAGCACCGCGACCGGGCCGAGGTCCAGCTGGCGCAGCAGTCCGGCCGCGTCCGCGACGAACTCCGCGCGGCCGAAGTCACCGCCGTGCTCGCTGCGGCCGTGCCCGCGCTGGTCGAGGCCCAGCACGCGGAACTCCGGGCCCAGCCGTGCCGCCAGGCCCGCCCACTGCGCACCCCGGCCGAACGAGCCGTGCAGGGCCAGCAGCGGCGTGCCGGGGCCGCCGAAGTCGACGAGCCCGAACCGGCGCCCCTCGATGTCCACTGTGGACTCATGCACGGGCGGTCCCCGGGAACAGCGCGCACAGGCCGTGCACGGCGTTGCGGCGGAAGGAGGCGAACTCGTGCCCGCCCGCGGTCTCGCGGTAGTGCACCTCGTTGCCCTTGGCGCGCAGCACGGTGCGGAAGTGCCGGTTGGCCGCGCGCGGGTCCACCCCCGGGATCCACGGCACGTTCCCGGCCTCCAGGCGGCCGCAGTCCAGCCAGAACCGCACCGGGACGCGCTCGGCGCCGGCGTACTGGCGGGTGAGCCACTCGGGCTCGCCGTCCTTGCCGCCGAGCATCGCGGCCATCGCGTGCCCGTTGTAGCCCCACCAGAACGAGCCGGAGCTGGACAGCACGGTGCCGTAGACGTCGCTGCGCTCCAGCGCCGCGTAGGCCGCGGCCAGACCGGTGAGGCTGTTGCCCGCCAGCAGGGTCCGCGCCGGGTCGGTGGTCACCTGGTGCTCGCGCAGCAGCACGGGCAGCTCGTCGGCCAGCATCATGGTGAACGCGGGCTCGCAGCAGCTCTCCCGGATGCGCGTGCCGGGCCGGTCGGCCACGTCGGCGGTGTGCACGAACGCCACCACCAGCGGGGCCAGCGCGCCGGAGTGGATGAGGTTGTCCAGCGCGGTGGGCAGCTCGGCCACCCGGGTCCAGCACTCGCCGTCCAGGAAGACCGCGAGTGGGAAGGGGCCCTCGCCGCTGGCCGGGGTGTACACGGTGACCGTGCGCTCGTTGCCCAGCGCGGCCGAGGTGAGCCGGTGCTCGGTGAGCGTGCCGCGCGGCACGGTGTCCGGCTCGAACGCGGTGACCGGGGAGGCCTCGGGCAGCTCCAGCACGCAGTCCCACTGGGTGCGGGGCAGGTCCAGGTCCCCGGCGATCAGGCCGACCTGCGGGTAGATGCGGTTGTCGTTGAACGGGTCCGCGCGCAGGCAGCCGAGCTGGCGGCGCAGCGCCTCGAACGGGTCGGCCACCGGCTCCGGTTCGTCGACGAGGAACTGGTAGCTGGTGACGACGTCCGCGTCGGTGGTGGTCGAGATGTGCCAGATGTCGGTGCCGGGCAGGCGGGTCAGGGCGTGGGAGGGCAGCAGCGGGTTGTCGAAGATCTGCCCGGCACGCACGGACACGCGCTGCGCCTCGCCCAGCCAGATGAAGGTGACCAGCACCCGGCCGGGTTCCCCGGGCACCGGTTCGACCAGCGGACCACCGGCCTTGGCCAGGCGGGCGCGCAGGGCGGCGGGATCGGCGGCGAGCTCGGACAGTGTGGGGCCGGTGGTACTCACGTGATCGACTCTAGGCGCGCACCAGGCCGGTCAGGAACCGAGTTGTGCGCCGCACGCCCCAACCGTTGCCGAACTTCTCGTACGCGTCGCGGGACCGCCGCGCGAACGTGACCGCCTCGGCGGTACGGCCCAGGGCCGCGTGCACCGAGGCGAGCTCCAGCAGGCACGGCCCGACCAGCACCGCCAGCTCCGGGCGGGACAGCTCCCCGGCCACGGCCAGCACCTCCGGCAACGCCTCCTCGGCCCGGCCCGCACGGCGCAGGGCCTCCGCGCGCTGGGTGCGCACGTGCACCGACAGCAGCCCGGACCCGTCGCCCAGCGCGGCCAGGGCCTCCTCGTGGCAGCCGAGCGCGGCGGTGTAGTCGCCCGCGCGGGTGTGCAGCGCGCCGAAGACGGCCAGCACCTGGGCCAGCAGGTGGTCGTCGGGCTGCGTGCTGATCTCGGGGAACACCGCGTGCGCGACGGCCAGCGCCTCCTCGTCCCGGCCGTCGTCCACCAGCACCTGCGCCTGGTTCACGCGGGCGAGCAGGGCGGCGCGCCGGGCCCCGGCCCGTTCGGCCAGCTCGGCGGTCTCCCGGTAGCGCTCGGCGGCGACGGCCAGCTCGCCCCGGTCCCAGTGCGCGCCCGCCCGGGGGATCAGGAAGTCCACCCGCCGCGCCGGGTCCTCGGTCATGGCCAGGCCGCGCTCGCACTGGCGCACCAGCTCGGCCAGGTCGCCACTGACCCAGGCGGTGACCGCGAGCAGGTGCACCGCCCCGACGGCGCTGTCCGGGTCATCGGCCTCGGTGGCCTCGCGCAGGATGCGTTCGGCGGCCGCGACCGGGGAGGCCCAGCCGTCCAGACCGGTCAGGGAGATCATCAGCTCCGCGATCTCCAGTGCGCGCAGCCGGGCGGGGTCGGCGGTGAGCTCCCGGGCCAGGGCCAGGGGCTCGCGGGCGGCCACGTAGTGGGTGAGGGTGAGCAGGTGCTCGCCCTGGGCCTGGGCCAGCGCGGCCTCGGCCTCGGGGTCGCCGTCGGCGTGGGCGGCGCGGCGGCCCGCCTCGCACACCGCGGTCAGCTCGGCGGTCAGGCTGTGCCGGTCCAGGTCGGGGACCAGCGCGGCGGCCAGGCGGTGCGCGGTGCGGTGCGGGCCGTGCTCGCTGGCGTACCGGACCGCGGCCAGCAGGTTGGCGCGTTCCTCGGACAGCCACCTCGGGCTGGCCGAGGCGGCGGTGTGCGCGTAGTGCTCGGTCAGCGCGGCCAGGGCGGCCGGGGCGTCGGTGTCCTGGGCGGCGAGCCCGGCGGCGTACAGGCGGAGCAGGTCGTGGCTGCGGTACCGGTCGCCGTCGCGGGTGAGCAGCCCGGCGGTGGTCAGCTCGGCCAGCAGCGGCCCGGCGTCCGCGCCGATCAGTGCCGAGGCGGCCGGGGCGGTCAGGTCCGGTCCCGGGAGGAGTCCGTGCAGGCGGAACAGGCGACACGCCGGGGCGGAGAGCCGTTGGCAGGACAGTGCGAACGCTGTGTGCACGGCGGCGTCCGGATCGCCGTCGATCGCCAGCGCGGCGAGCCGGTTCGTCCCTTTCAGGCGTTTCACGTGTGCGGCCAGGTCGCCCTCGTGCACGGCGTTGGCGGCCGCGATCCGGAGCGCGAGCGGCAGTCCGCCGCAGAGTTCCAGCAGCTCACCGGCTGCTTCGGGGTGCGCGGCCACCTGGTCGGCGCCCACCAGGCTTGCCAGCAGGTCACCACCCTCCCGGGTGAGGAGAACACCGACCCGGGTGACTCGTACCCCCGGCAGGGTGAGCTCGGCGCGGCTGGTGGCCAGCAGCACCCCGTCCGAGGGCATCGGGGGCAGCAGGTCCGGGTCGACGAGGTTGTCCAGCAGCACCAGCAGCCGCCGCCCCCGGGTGCGCGTGCGGAACAGCTCGGCCAGCTCGGCGCGGGTCTCCGGCAGGGCGTCCGCGGGCACGCCGATCCCGCGCAGCAGCCTGCCCAGCAGCGCCTCCGGGGTGACCGGCGGGCCGGGCCGGTAGCCGTGCAGGTTCACGTGCAGCGCGCCGTCGGGGTAGCGGGCGCGCAGCCGGTGGGCCAGGTGCACGGCCAGCGCGGTCTTGCCGACGCCGGGCGGACCGGCCAGCAGGACCGCCGCGCCGGGCCGCAGCGCGGCGGTCAGCTCGGCCAGCAGCTCGGTGCGGCCGACGAACCCGGGCAGGTCCCCGGGCAGCTGGTGCACCGGGTGCCAGCCGGAGGTCGCCGGTCCCCGGCTCTCCCCCGCCAGCACCGACTGGTACGCCGCCCGCAGCGCCGGTCCGGGCCCGGTGCCCAGCTCCGCGGCCAGGGCCTGCCGGGCGCGCTGGTAGGCGGTCAGCGCCTCGCCCTGCCGGTTGGCCCGGGCCAGCGCGAGCATGAGCAGCCGCCAGAACGGCTCGTGCCCCGGGTGCCGCCCGGTGAGCATGGACAGCTCGGCCACCAGCCCGGTGTCGTTGTGCGCGAGGTCGAGCTCGACCCGGCGTTCCAGGGTGCGCAGGTGGTCCGCGGCCAGCGCGGGCACCTCGTAGGTCAGCAGCCGCGCGGCGGGCACGCCCTGCAGCGCGGTGCCCCGCCACAGGCCCAGCGCGGTGTGCAGGCGGCCGCGTTCGTCCGGGCCGCCGGCGAGCAGGGCGCGGAAGCGGTGCAGGTCCACCGACTCCGGTGGCACGGTCAGGCGGTAGCCGTCGGTGCCGGTGGCCAGCAGGTCCTCGCCGAGCTGGCGGCGCAGGCGGGAGATGTAGCTCTGCACGGTGGCGCGGGCACCCGCCGGGGGCTGGTCCGGCCACAGGTTGGCGATGAGCTCGCGCACCGGCACGGTGCGGCCCGCCCGCCAGAGCAGGCAGGCCAGCACCACGCGGTGCTTGGCCGCGGTGACCTCGACCGTCCGGCCGCCGATCCGGATCTCCAGGGGACCCAGCAGCCGGAAGTCGAGGTCGGTCACGCGACCTAGAGTGCCACGCCCAGCAGCGCGTCGACGGCGTTCCGGACCAGCTCGGGGGCGGCCGGGTCACCACCGGCGCGGCGTTCCAGCGCCTCGGCCGCCCAGGCGTCGACCGCGGCGATCGCGGCCGGGGTGTC
Proteins encoded in this region:
- a CDS encoding alkaline phosphatase D family protein, which translates into the protein MSLNRRLFLVTGLAATGALAAPGLGLSDAPARRSAPLADPFTLGVASGEPRPDGMVLWTRLAQNPLDPDGGMGTAAVEVEWQVATDEAMTTVVATGTESAVAAEGHSVHAEPRGLAPGREYFYRFKAGTALSPVGRTRTAPAAGTEPAKLTFSFASCAHFEEGWYHAYRYLAADRPDLILFLGDYMYEKPSGQATKVRGYTDFDETDTLSEYRVRYAQHRLDPMLRAAHAAAPWLVVFDDHELRNNWAGGHTEPAAARKQASFQAFWENMPLPKAMKPASGKINLFRGVAWGSLARFHLLDTRQHRWLQAPANNCAEITKETRTLTGAAQEKWLLDRLAVKESRWDILGQQVFFAQRDTDGASGTCDVSTDAWDGYRRNRERITQGWIDRGVRNPVVLTGDVHRAWANNLRLNYFQTSSPIVGSELVTTSVTSHSSTTTPGGLDKNPHLNYVGHTRGYVRATLTPAQLTAEFMSVSSVFEKDPAKVSLSVARRYAVLDGKPGVQRL
- a CDS encoding trypsin-like serine protease; the protein is MGLRRLLALAVLTGLLATDPGTANAIVGGKETRPQEFPCKVGLPVLPNGQCAETDPGVVCTYAPGKDTCALDSGGPLVLATPASHVLVGVISANSGCANGEPSRHTRVSHYLDWIRSVTPARRPAPPPSASGGA
- a CDS encoding putative protein N(5)-glutamine methyltransferase, whose product is MSTFTARLRAAGCVFAEEEAGLILSTAATPADAERMVARRVAGEPLEHVLGWAEFHGRRITVDPGVFVPRRRTELLTRQAVALSPPNPVVVDLCCGSGAVAAVLEDLLSPAELHAADVDPAAVRCARRNTKGQVHEGDLYSALPVTLRGHVDLLVANAPYVPTDAIDLMPPEARLHEPLVALDGGPDGLAVHRRIVAGARDWLSPGGHVLIETSRRQAPDLLRGLTEHGLRAREVEDEDLGATVVIGTTE
- a CDS encoding suppressor of fused domain protein; the protein is MTDSAAPGRDAIDAALALLYPGVPAQRRCFERGDGLEACLAYPAPGHWHYIGYGLSELYHAGPEEDPDWSGWGFELTLRVRRGAEAVAPDWPFRVVQHIATHVNTRLVLLEPGHRLDLRRPATGYPALPDAPDTGLTAYVLALDPELGELPTPNGAVRFLQAVGITAAEVADGAATVLARLALADPLLVTDPARAAPG
- a CDS encoding alpha/beta fold hydrolase, encoding MHESTVDIEGRRFGLVDFGGPGTPLLALHGSFGRGAQWAGLAARLGPEFRVLGLDQRGHGRSEHGGDFGRAEFVADAAGLLRQLDLGPVAVLGHSLGGLTAFQLAARHPELVRALVVEDYGAVMRSPEVADPVLPLTGFPLLADTEEQLRAALAPLVGPALDYFLASAVRTAQGWRLCFDYADMAATQLGGLGEFWADWHAVRCPVLLLRGEHSPLLPKDLAAAMVREGVRLVEMSGCAHWLHDDDPDAFAEAVRIFLRSAMMPA
- a CDS encoding alpha/beta hydrolase, whose product is MSTTGPTLSELAADPAALRARLAKAGGPLVEPVPGEPGRVLVTFIWLGEAQRVSVRAGQIFDNPLLPSHALTRLPGTDIWHISTTTDADVVTSYQFLVDEPEPVADPFEALRRQLGCLRADPFNDNRIYPQVGLIAGDLDLPRTQWDCVLELPEASPVTAFEPDTVPRGTLTEHRLTSAALGNERTVTVYTPASGEGPFPLAVFLDGECWTRVAELPTALDNLIHSGALAPLVVAFVHTADVADRPGTRIRESCCEPAFTMMLADELPVLLREHQVTTDPARTLLAGNSLTGLAAAYAALERSDVYGTVLSSSGSFWWGYNGHAMAAMLGGKDGEPEWLTRQYAGAERVPVRFWLDCGRLEAGNVPWIPGVDPRAANRHFRTVLRAKGNEVHYRETAGGHEFASFRRNAVHGLCALFPGTARA
- a CDS encoding AfsR/SARP family transcriptional regulator; the encoded protein is MTDLDFRLLGPLEIRIGGRTVEVTAAKHRVVLACLLWRAGRTVPVRELIANLWPDQPPAGARATVQSYISRLRRQLGEDLLATGTDGYRLTVPPESVDLHRFRALLAGGPDERGRLHTALGLWRGTALQGVPAARLLTYEVPALAADHLRTLERRVELDLAHNDTGLVAELSMLTGRHPGHEPFWRLLMLALARANRQGEALTAYQRARQALAAELGTGPGPALRAAYQSVLAGESRGPATSGWHPVHQLPGDLPGFVGRTELLAELTAALRPGAAVLLAGPPGVGKTALAVHLAHRLRARYPDGALHVNLHGYRPGPPVTPEALLGRLLRGIGVPADALPETRAELAELFRTRTRGRRLLVLLDNLVDPDLLPPMPSDGVLLATSRAELTLPGVRVTRVGVLLTREGGDLLASLVGADQVAAHPEAAGELLELCGGLPLALRIAAANAVHEGDLAAHVKRLKGTNRLAALAIDGDPDAAVHTAFALSCQRLSAPACRLFRLHGLLPGPDLTAPAASALIGADAGPLLAELTTAGLLTRDGDRYRSHDLLRLYAAGLAAQDTDAPAALAALTEHYAHTAASASPRWLSEERANLLAAVRYASEHGPHRTAHRLAAALVPDLDRHSLTAELTAVCEAGRRAAHADGDPEAEAALAQAQGEHLLTLTHYVAAREPLALARELTADPARLRALEIAELMISLTGLDGWASPVAAAERILREATEADDPDSAVGAVHLLAVTAWVSGDLAELVRQCERGLAMTEDPARRVDFLIPRAGAHWDRGELAVAAERYRETAELAERAGARRAALLARVNQAQVLVDDGRDEEALAVAHAVFPEISTQPDDHLLAQVLAVFGALHTRAGDYTAALGCHEEALAALGDGSGLLSVHVRTQRAEALRRAGRAEEALPEVLAVAGELSRPELAVLVGPCLLELASVHAALGRTAEAVTFARRSRDAYEKFGNGWGVRRTTRFLTGLVRA